AGCTGAGGGTTATCCTGAAGGCTTCGGCCATAACTAGGGGCGTAATAATCTATCCGCCTACCATTGACTGGAACTTCATGTTCCAGCGCCCTCAACAGCTGGCCCGGGCCCTGGCCCGGCAGGGCTTTCTGTTCTTTTACTGCACCCCCAACAGCCGCGTGGATCAGGTGCGGGGCTTCCAGAAGGTGGAGTCTAATCTATATGTCTGCCACGTACCCTGGCAAGTGTTTTCGGAGGTGGAGTCGCCCGTCCTCTTCGTGAGCTGGGCCGTCCATCACGATTTGGTCAACAGCCTCAAGAACCCTGTGGTCATCTACGATTTCGTGGATGACTTGGAAGTGGGGGGTGTTGCCGAGGCTGACCACGAGACGATGCTCCGGCGGGCTGACCTGGTACTAGCCGCCTCTCGGAAGCTTTACGACGTTGTCAGGCCGAAAAGGGCTGACGTTATCCTGTGTCCCAACGCGGTTGACTATGAGAGCTTCTCTCGGGCTCGGGATCGGTCTCGAGCTGTTCCGCCCCCAGACCTTCGCCATGTGCTGGCGGGGCACGAGTTAGTAGTAGGGTACCACGGGGCACTGGCCCGCTGGGTCGACTACGGTCTCCTAATGGAAGTCGCGAGGCGGCTCCCTGAGGTACTCTTTATTCTCATTGGGTGCGACTATGACGGCACCCTTTCAAAAAGCGGCATTTTAGATCTGGGGAACGTCTTCTGGCTCGGGATGAAGCCCTATGAGGAGCTTCCCGAGTATCTGCGCTGGTTCGATGTGGGGATCATCCCCTTCAAGCTTAACAAGATAACGGAGGCGTGTTCGCCGATAAAACTGTGGGAGTACCTGGCAGCTGGGAAGCCGGTGGTTAGCACCGACTTGCCTATGTGCCGCGAGGTTGAGGGGGTGCTGATTGCCCGGACCCCCGAGGAGTTTGCCAGCAAAATCTTGGAGGCGGTGGCCCTGGCTGGGAGCGAAGATTTCCGGCATTGCACGGGTGAGATAGCGCAACGGGAGACCTGGGACGCCCGGGCTGACCTGATTGCTTCCGCCTTGGAGCGGATTTTGGCCGCAAAAGCTGTTGGTCGGTAGACTAATCTCTAAACAAGGATAAGGGTAGTTGGTGAATTCGCTCTGCCGGATCTGCCTGCAGTCTGGGGATGGTGATGGTTCTGTTCTTTTTCTTGGGTAATATGGTTGTCTTCGCGGTCCGGTGGACCAAGTCGCAGCTTTTATGGCGAACAGTGGTTAAGAATACCAAGATTGGGGATGCCAAGTTCAGTTATCGTTAGGATCCACGTGCAAAATTGCCCGAATGAGGAACGTCCATGTGAAGGCGTGAAGACGCGGATGGCTGTCTGTGGTGTTTTGTGCCGCTTTCAGATCAAGTTTGGTCAGAGCTTTCTCAAATATGCGTGTTGTTTTCATCTGTAGCCTAATTGGCCGCGGTGGCGACGTAATACAAGTGTTAGAAATGTCTTGGGCCTTCCGGGAACTGGGTCACAAAGTTGTCCTCCTTAGCTCGACATCGCTTCAACCTTATAATCACGCCTCAGCAAGAGGCAGGCTGCGAAGTATCGCTCGCTGTCTCCCTTGGTGGACTAAGGATTTTGTGGAGTTAACCCTGCAGTGGCTCCTTGCCTGCATGGCAAGGCGGGCACTTGCTCGAGAGAGTTATGACCTCGTTTTTCATCGCGCCTCAATTTATGACTTTGCCGGAGCATACCTCGCAAAGGTGGCCAGGATTCCATTAATCGCTTATCTTGATGCTCCCTTTGCTATTGAGCGGCGGTCAAAGGAGTACTATGTCCAGCTCGGGATACCCGAAGAAAAAATTCTCGTGCTTCCGAACGGTATTTCTTCTCGTTTCCTCGAGTTTGACCTGAAGCTTTCGGAGGATCGACCACCTTTCTCCTCCGATCCCAAGACCTGCACGATTGGCTTCGTGGGGAGCCTGAGCCCCTGGCACCGGGTGGACCTTTTGTTGCATGCACTGTCTAAGTTGGACGATCGTTTCCAGGTGATGATTTGTGGGTCTTGGTGCAGGGTATGAGAGGCTTCAGGCTTTAGTGAAAAGCCTGGGCATTGCGAAAAGGATTCACTGGACTGGAGCATTGCCCCATGAGAAAGCGTTCGAGTACATCTCCCATTTTGACATCGCCGTTCTTCCCGGGACGCTTGCTACCGGTGCACCAATCAAGCTCTTTGAATATGCTGCCGTGGCCCGCCCTATCATTGCTCCAAATCTTCCCAATTTACGAACTTGGTTCAGCGAGGATGAAATCTATTTTGTCCCGCCGGAAGATGTAGAAGCCCTGGTAGATGTCATCAAAGGTCTTGCTGCAACCCCAGAGTATGCAAGAGCCATGGGGAAGAGAGCCCAAAGGCGGGTGCAAGAGTACATCTGGGAGAGAATCGTGGCCAAAATCTTAGAAACTGCTGGTTATCCTGTCTCCCGTTAGATTGGTTTCGGTATTTGTACTTTGTCTCTTCGGTAAGCCGTTCCAATCGATTTTATACCTTGTGTTTGGTTTTGGTTTATCTTGCAAGGTACTGGGAATCAAAGAGTTTAGGAGACTTGTGAATTTGTGAAAGTCGGAATAGAAACATGCTGGCCGGACACGCTTGACGGGATGCCCTGTTGCTCGCTGCATTCTTCGATATAATGTACTCCATGAATCTTCGAAAGGAAAGCCTTACCAGGGCGGCATTCGTTATTCTGGTAGCCACCTTTGCCAGCCGGGTTCTCGGCTTTGTGCGGGAAATCCTCATTGCCCACTTCTTCGGTGCCCGGGCTGTTACCGATAGCTACCTCGTAGCCACGATTTTGCCTTCTACGCTGGCCGGTTTAGTAAGTGGAGCTTTAACCACCGTTTTCATCTCCCTTTTTATTGAAGAGCGGGAAAAACATGGGGAAGAAAAAGCCTGGGAGGGTGCCCGGGTGGTTCTGCGGGCTTCATTAGTGTACCTTGTGGCTGCTACTTTCGTTTCGTATCTTCTTTTGCCGTATTTTGTGAGAGCAATAGCCCCGGGCTTTCAGGGAGAGCGCTTAGCACTTTCGCTCTCTATGGGATACCTCATGATGCCTTCTTTAGTGTTCCTGGGGCTTTTGGGTCTTTTTACCGGCATCATGAACGCTTATCAGGTTTTCACCCTGCCAGCTCTGGCTGGTCTACTCTATAACACCTGCTTGATTTCCTTTCTCTGGTGGGCAAGGAGCTATCCCGTTGTTGGTCTCAGCCTCGGCCATATGCTGGGAGTCCTGGGACAATTCCTGATTCTTTTCTTTGCCCTGAGGAAGAGGAAACCCTTTGGGGGACGGTGGTCCTTTTCCCATCCCATTCTGGTCAGAACCTGGAAACTGATGCTTCCCATTCTTGTGGGAACGGGAGTGGGGTACCTCAACCTCATTGTGGACCGTATTTTCGCTTCTCTGCTTCCTGTAGGTACCATTACTGCTTTGAATTTCGCCTTTCGGGTTCGAGAGATTCCCACCGGGCTTTTTGGTTCGGCCATCGGCCAGGCGGTTTATCCCTCCACGTCCCTCAAGGTAACAAGGGGGAAAATCGAAGAACTCCGGGACCTTTTCTCCCGCTCCTTAGAGGGCTTGTTGCTTTTCATTCTTCCGGCCACTGTGGGGCTCCTGATAATTCCCCGGGAAACCATTCAGATACTCTTTGAACGAGGGGCCTTTGACCCGCACGCTACCGGTGTAACTGCCCAGGCGCTTTTCTTCTATGCCCTGGGCTTGCCGGCTTCGGCTTCTTTACAGATTGTGGGGCAGGTGTTCTACGCTTTTCAGGACACCGCTACACCCGTTAAGGTAGGTGTCATGGGGCTTGCTATGAATATTGCACTTAACGCCCTTCTGGTGCGCTCCATGGCCCACCGGGGACTGGCCCTGGCCACCTCCCTGAGTGCCATTTTTATATTTCTTGTGCTCTTCGAAACCCTGCGCCGACGCCTGGGGGGTATCGGGGGGAGAGAACTTCTCCGAAACCTTAAGAAGATCGCTCTTGCCACGGTCTGTATGGCGGCATTTCTCTTTTTGTTGCGTCCCTATGCCCGGGGGTGGGCAGGGTATCTGGGAGTAGTGGGGGCAACAGCAGTTTTCTACGGGGTGCTCATTCTCTTCCTCCGTCCCCGAAGCGGCGAGAAAGTGGTTGAAGTAGGGAAGAAGTTGGCTGGATTTCTCCTGAGGCGAAAGTGACCAGTTCTCTACTGATTGTCGTTTCCTGGTGTTGCCATCAGGGTATTTGAGGGTGTTACTGTGAAATACTTCGGGCCTGTGGCTCTCACGCAACCCCTTGGTTGTCACTGCGGGGCCATGATTTTGTTCCTGAGTAGTCTTCCTTCAGGGGCTTTGAGGTCACTTCGCTGCGCTCGTGATGACTCCTCTCGGTCGCTGCGAGGTCGTTGTTTCATCTCCGAAGCAGTCTCTTTTGGGAGGCTATGAGATCGCTTCGTCGCTTCGCTCCTCGCGATGACCGAAAAAAGAGGTCCTCGCGATGACCGGGAAAAGAGGCCCTTGCGATGACCGGAAAGAAAGGTCCTCGTGACGATCGGGAGGAAAGGTCCTCGCGGTGACTGGAAGGGAAGGTCCTCGCGGTGACGGGGAAAAGCGTCCTCGCAA
The window above is part of the Candidatus Caldatribacterium sp. genome. Proteins encoded here:
- a CDS encoding glycosyltransferase family 4 protein gives rise to the protein MGLGAGYERLQALVKSLGIAKRIHWTGALPHEKAFEYISHFDIAVLPGTLATGAPIKLFEYAAVARPIIAPNLPNLRTWFSEDEIYFVPPEDVEALVDVIKGLAATPEYARAMGKRAQRRVQEYIWERIVAKILETAGYPVSR
- the murJ gene encoding murein biosynthesis integral membrane protein MurJ — protein: MLAAFFDIMYSMNLRKESLTRAAFVILVATFASRVLGFVREILIAHFFGARAVTDSYLVATILPSTLAGLVSGALTTVFISLFIEEREKHGEEKAWEGARVVLRASLVYLVAATFVSYLLLPYFVRAIAPGFQGERLALSLSMGYLMMPSLVFLGLLGLFTGIMNAYQVFTLPALAGLLYNTCLISFLWWARSYPVVGLSLGHMLGVLGQFLILFFALRKRKPFGGRWSFSHPILVRTWKLMLPILVGTGVGYLNLIVDRIFASLLPVGTITALNFAFRVREIPTGLFGSAIGQAVYPSTSLKVTRGKIEELRDLFSRSLEGLLLFILPATVGLLIIPRETIQILFERGAFDPHATGVTAQALFFYALGLPASASLQIVGQVFYAFQDTATPVKVGVMGLAMNIALNALLVRSMAHRGLALATSLSAIFIFLVLFETLRRRLGGIGGRELLRNLKKIALATVCMAAFLFLLRPYARGWAGYLGVVGATAVFYGVLILFLRPRSGEKVVEVGKKLAGFLLRRK